From the genome of Methanobrevibacter smithii ATCC 35061, one region includes:
- the gatA gene encoding Asp-tRNA(Asn)/Glu-tRNA(Gln) amidotransferase subunit GatA: MNVIEKLNSIQNKEMTAKENVENFIKVIDEKNEELNIFLEVNKESALKQAEAIDEKIANGEKVGFLSGLVFGIKANINVEDYIISAASKTLDNYFGSYNATVIDKILAQDGIILGITNMDEFAAGSSTETSCFGPTQNPAAPGRIPGGSSGGSAAAVAAEMCDIALGSDTGGSIRNPASHCGVVGFKPTYGAVSRQGLLDLSMSLDQIGPLSNDTSGIALALNAISDYDETECTTLHGKRPDFTSALEEKSLEGMKIAVCKEFIDVTDAEINVAVNKAIHKLVEAGAELVEVSFDNIDLCLPTYYLINYVEFFSATRKYDGRDYGYRIEDVCGEEVLRRIEIGSYISQKEYSGKFYKKALQARSLIRDEINAMLENVDLIVGPTVPKLPHKIGDELTPMEMYAYDVLTVIANLAGIPAGSIKAGEVDGIPVGLQIQAKPLDDLKIIKAMSVFENEN, translated from the coding sequence ATGAATGTTATTGAAAAATTAAATTCCATTCAAAATAAAGAAATGACTGCTAAGGAGAATGTAGAAAACTTCATTAAAGTTATTGATGAAAAAAATGAAGAATTAAATATTTTCCTAGAAGTTAACAAAGAATCTGCTCTAAAACAAGCAGAAGCTATTGATGAAAAAATAGCTAACGGAGAAAAAGTTGGATTTTTATCTGGTTTAGTTTTTGGTATTAAGGCAAATATCAATGTTGAGGATTATATTATCTCTGCAGCTTCAAAAACCTTGGATAATTACTTCGGAAGTTATAATGCAACTGTAATTGATAAAATATTAGCTCAAGACGGAATTATTCTCGGTATTACTAATATGGACGAGTTTGCAGCTGGAAGTTCAACTGAAACTTCCTGTTTTGGACCTACTCAAAACCCAGCAGCTCCTGGAAGAATCCCTGGAGGATCCAGTGGAGGAAGTGCTGCTGCAGTAGCTGCAGAAATGTGTGATATTGCTCTTGGTTCAGATACTGGAGGTTCAATCAGGAACCCTGCATCCCATTGTGGAGTTGTCGGATTTAAACCAACTTACGGTGCAGTATCAAGACAAGGTTTACTTGATTTGTCAATGAGTTTAGATCAAATCGGACCTTTATCTAATGATACCAGCGGAATTGCACTTGCCCTAAATGCAATATCCGATTATGATGAAACAGAATGTACCACCCTACACGGGAAAAGACCTGACTTTACCAGTGCACTTGAAGAAAAATCTCTTGAAGGTATGAAAATAGCTGTTTGTAAAGAGTTTATTGATGTTACAGACGCTGAAATTAATGTTGCTGTAAACAAAGCTATTCACAAATTAGTTGAAGCTGGTGCAGAACTTGTAGAAGTAAGTTTTGACAATATTGACTTATGTCTTCCAACTTATTACTTAATCAACTATGTAGAATTCTTCTCAGCTACCAGAAAATATGACGGAAGGGATTACGGTTATAGAATAGAAGATGTTTGTGGAGAAGAAGTATTAAGAAGAATTGAAATCGGTTCCTACATTTCACAAAAAGAATACAGCGGAAAATTCTATAAAAAAGCTCTTCAAGCAAGATCCCTTATTAGAGATGAAATCAATGCTATGTTAGAAAATGTTGATTTAATTGTAGGTCCTACTGTTCCTAAACTTCCTCACAAAATTGGTGATGAATTAACTCCTATGGAAATGTATGCTTACGATGTGTTAACTGTAATAGCTAATCTTGCAGGAATTCCGGCTGGAAGTATTAAAGCTGGTGAAGTAGACGGCATTCCTGTTGGTTTACAAATTCAGGCTAAACCATTAGATGATTTAAAAATCATTAAGGCAATGAGTGTATTTGAAAATGAAAATTAA